From the Desulfuromonas thiophila genome, the window CCCTGTTTATAGGGGCGATCCGGCGCGGTCAGGGCCTCGAAGATGTCGGCCAAGGCGATGATTCTTTCCGGAATGGTCAATTCGTCGTTTTGCAACTGGCGCGGATAACCCGTGCCATCAAGCCGTTCATGGTGGGTCGAGGCGTAACGCGGTACCCGTTGCAGTTCCTTGGGCAGTGGCAGCTTGCTGAGCATCTTGATGGTATTAATGACGTGTTCGGCGACCTTGAAGCGGTCCTCCTCGGTTAGGGTGCCGCGGGCGATCTTCAGGTTGTGGATCTCGCCGAAGTTGTAAAGATACTCCGGGATATGGATGGCAAGGCCGTAGCTGGCACCGCCGCGACCGAGAACCGGTTTCTCCCGTTCGATCCGGTGCCAGGGCTTGTCTGCCAGCAGGGTTTCGGTTGCCGGCAGGGTTTCAGGCTGTTCTCCACTCCGTTTCAGCTCCGCCAGCGACAGCCCCAGCCGATCATCGAAGTGCCGTTGCCAGGTTGTGCGGCCCAATGCTTCCAGCCGCTGCTGGTCGGCGGCGGTCATGGCGGCTTCCCGGCCCTCATTGCAGGCGGCAATGAAGGCAAAATCCTGCTGCAGCTGTTGCTGGCGCCGCTGCCGTTCCTGCAGGTGCTGCGCCTTTTGGCCCGGCCGTTCCAGACAGCGCTGCAGGTAGAGGATTTCGGTGTCGCGCCAGAGGACCTCAAAGCGGGTCCGGATCTCGTGGATGCGGTTGTAGATGGTTTCCAGCTTGGTCCCCTTGTCGACCACATGCTCCGGGGTTGAAATCTTGCCGCAGTCATGCAGCCAGGCACCGATGCGGAATTCGCGCCATTGCCAGTCCTCGGTAAAATGGAAGGCCTTAAACGATGGCGCCTGGCTGCTGTCGGCAGCGCGGGCCAGCATCTCGGCCAGTTTTGGTACCCGTTCGCAATGGCCGGCGGTGTATTTGGACTTGGCGTCAATCGCCTGGGCGATCACATGCATGAAGGCTTCCATCAGGGTGTCCTGCTCATGGACATGCTTCTGGATCGCTCTGGCCATCAGGGTCATTGAGGAAGACAGCTCGTGCAATTCGCGGATGCGGCTGGTCACCGGCTTGAGCGCATTGAAGTGGCGCAGCTGGATTTTTTCGTTCTCCAGCGCCAGACTCTGAACCGGCTTGACAATCAGGTTCGCCATGCCCAGCGATAGCGGTAACAGCAGCAACAGGCATCCACCCGTTACCAGCAGGCCGGTTTTCACTCGGATGAAGGCAGGGGCCAACAGCGTGGTGGCAGGGGTGAGAACGGCAAAATATTCCGCATTTTTGCCCGGTGCGATCTGCTGCAGGAAAACATAGGAATCGACCCCGGCCAGCTGTAATTGATGCAGACGATTGAGGTGGCTGCGTTTTTGTGGCAGGCGGACCAGCTCCGGGTGGGGAACCGCTGTCAGTGGCTGGGAGAGTTTTTCTCTTCCCTGATAGAGCCAGCGCATTTCGAGAGTCTGCCATTGAGCGGGGGTGATCCGGGCCAACGCCTGATCGATCAATTCGGCGATTTCGGGCAAGGCGGGTGAGACGACCAGATGTAAACCGCTGGAAAGTTCGCTGGCTTTAAGATCCGGCAGCGTCTGCACCTCCAGATCGGTGACGAAATACAGCTGCATCAGGTATTTCAAGGCGGCAGCGGTATCGACGGCAGCCTCGACCTGGCCCTGCCGGACGGCTTCCACAAGCTTGCCGGTCGATGCGACCGGAATAATCTCGACTGCGGGAAAGCGCTGGGCAATCATCGGGATAATGGACCAGTCGCGCACAAT encodes:
- a CDS encoding HD domain-containing phosphohydrolase encodes the protein MKRSLDLGNFRFSMRVTVLSLFLIATLLTAAVAIGLQYYFNKQLAQENALNRYREAALRASEALVQLDRRALEVAQLLCNYPGLVEHGTIGPVARQVFAATLQHDALVYAIYIGLENGNFFELVNLNAGAPIRYQLDALPQDRWVTISIEDDGRQRQRVFSYYDEQFQLRTSRREASTYQPHKRPWFTNAVEHRVHKTPPYLFQHLQAPGQTYSTRIAGTDAVLAVDIALSSLSRELGKLVNDGSTVYLYQENGNLIAASAAQLPASTVQRAAPLPLNAQQAQAVEQHPVITVTNEMDWPPFDFTLRGEPCGFAIEVLKLVEQMTGLRFRYINGLSWSELLQMFQAGEIDILQPVVGTAANSELGLFTTAIAQPPLGILTRKRHRPPARFEDLAGKRVAIVRDWSIIPMIAQRFPAVEIIPVASTGKLVEAVRQGQVEAAVDTAAALKYLMQLYFVTDLEVQTLPDLKASELSSGLHLVVSPALPEIAELIDQALARITPAQWQTLEMRWLYQGREKLSQPLTAVPHPELVRLPQKRSHLNRLHQLQLAGVDSYVFLQQIAPGKNAEYFAVLTPATTLLAPAFIRVKTGLLVTGGCLLLLLPLSLGMANLIVKPVQSLALENEKIQLRHFNALKPVTSRIRELHELSSSMTLMARAIQKHVHEQDTLMEAFMHVIAQAIDAKSKYTAGHCERVPKLAEMLARAADSSQAPSFKAFHFTEDWQWREFRIGAWLHDCGKISTPEHVVDKGTKLETIYNRIHEIRTRFEVLWRDTEILYLQRCLERPGQKAQHLQERQRRQQQLQQDFAFIAACNEGREAAMTAADQQRLEALGRTTWQRHFDDRLGLSLAELKRSGEQPETLPATETLLADKPWHRIEREKPVLGRGGASYGLAIHIPEYLYNFGEIHNLKIARGTLTEEDRFKVAEHVINTIKMLSKLPLPKELQRVPRYASTHHERLDGTGYPRQLQNDELTIPERIIALADIFEALTAPDRPYKQGKSVREALDILYDEVQRGRLDQDLFELFLTSGVFQRYAQQFLAEEPDIVSAIDISQYLRHPGAWPAA